One segment of Pasteurella skyensis DNA contains the following:
- a CDS encoding DUF496 family protein — protein sequence MGKQTQSFQDMLDYVHLYRLKNKLLRETAENDRRIRDNRKRALLLNNLNQYITDSMTVADIRAIIANMHDDYESRVDDITIRNAELSKERRIIRQKMAIHAGKKQSKEDGKS from the coding sequence ATGGGAAAACAAACACAATCTTTTCAAGATATGCTTGATTATGTACACTTATATCGATTAAAAAATAAGTTATTACGTGAGACAGCAGAAAATGATCGTAGAATTAGAGATAATAGAAAACGAGCATTGTTACTTAATAACTTAAATCAATATATTACAGATTCAATGACTGTGGCGGATATACGTGCAATTATTGCAAATATGCATGATGATTATGAAAGTCGTGTTGATGATATTACGATCCGTAACGCTGAGTTATCTAAAGAGCGTCGAATTATTCGTCAAAAAATGGCGATTCACGCAGGAAAGAAACAATCGAAAGAAGATGGTAAAAGTTAG
- the galK gene encoding galactokinase: protein MQPIEKAKQLFVEKFNQKPTLCVYAPGRVNVIGEHTDYNDGFVMPCAINYGTAISGTKRSDSIFNVYAADLDQFDKFDLSQPITKNSEAKWTGYVRGVVKFIQERCPEFKQGADLVISGNVPLSSGLSSSASLEVAVGKFCQQLGNLSLSHTEIALIGQKAENQFVGANCGNMDQLISALGQKDNLLMIDCRSLETKPTPVPQDVAVMIVNSNVKHDLVTGEYNTRRQQCEKAAEFFGVKALRDVSIEEFAKKEKDLTACDPEMMRRARHVVTENQRVLDAVKALEQGDLTSLGQLMYASHNSMRDDFEITTPEIDYLVELAQVVIGSSGGARMTGGGFGGCIVAIAPTEKVEAVQKIIADNYQKQTGLKETFYVCTASQGVSVC from the coding sequence ATGCAACCAATCGAAAAAGCGAAACAGTTATTTGTTGAAAAATTTAATCAAAAACCAACCTTATGTGTTTATGCACCAGGGCGAGTCAATGTGATTGGCGAACATACCGATTATAATGACGGTTTTGTGATGCCTTGTGCGATCAACTATGGAACAGCAATCAGTGGTACTAAACGTAGTGATAGTATTTTTAACGTCTATGCGGCAGATTTAGATCAGTTTGATAAATTTGATTTAAGCCAACCGATCACAAAAAACAGTGAGGCTAAATGGACGGGCTATGTGCGTGGCGTGGTTAAATTTATTCAAGAGCGTTGCCCTGAATTTAAACAAGGGGCAGATTTAGTGATTAGTGGCAATGTGCCTTTATCTTCTGGTTTGAGTTCTTCTGCATCATTAGAAGTGGCGGTAGGGAAATTCTGTCAGCAATTAGGCAATCTTTCACTTTCTCATACTGAAATTGCGTTAATCGGGCAGAAAGCTGAGAATCAATTTGTAGGTGCAAATTGTGGCAATATGGATCAGCTGATTTCAGCATTAGGGCAAAAAGATAATTTATTAATGATTGATTGTCGTAGCTTAGAAACTAAGCCAACCCCCGTGCCACAAGATGTTGCTGTGATGATTGTAAACTCAAATGTGAAACACGATTTAGTGACAGGGGAATATAATACTCGTCGCCAACAATGTGAAAAAGCAGCGGAATTTTTTGGTGTAAAAGCATTGCGAGATGTCTCCATTGAAGAATTTGCAAAAAAAGAAAAAGATCTTACCGCTTGTGATCCTGAAATGATGAGAAGAGCCAGACACGTAGTGACTGAAAACCAACGAGTGTTAGATGCCGTAAAAGCGTTAGAGCAGGGAGATTTAACCTCATTGGGACAATTGATGTATGCTTCACATAATTCAATGCGAGATGATTTTGAAATTACCACACCTGAAATTGATTACTTAGTAGAACTTGCTCAAGTCGTTATCGGTTCAAGTGGTGGTGCGAGAATGACAGGCGGCGGTTTTGGTGGTTGTATTGTAGCGATTGCACCGACTGAAAAAGTAGAAGCAGTACAAAAAATTATTGCAGATAATTACCAAAAACAAACAGGTTTAAAAGAAACTTTTTATGTATGTACTGCATCACAAGGGGTTTCAGTATGCTAA
- a CDS encoding Nif3-like dinuclear metal center hexameric protein codes for MLNNLELEHILNVKLNSNAINDYAPNGLQIEGKQNIQKIVTGVTATLPLIEEAIKRNADAILVHHGYFWKNESPCIRGMKGKRIKQLLVNNINLYGYHLPVDIHPELGNNAQLAQKLGITNLQGLEDSPYSIPVYGELETPITAVALAKRIEKVLHRTPILCDEFITDYPQKLIKTVGLCTGGGQNYIDLAAQKGVDAFITGEISEQTTHSAREQGIYFFAAGHHATERDGIKAVGEWLAQEYQLDVEFIDIDNPA; via the coding sequence ATGCTAAATAATTTAGAGCTAGAACACATTTTAAACGTTAAATTAAACAGTAATGCCATCAACGACTACGCCCCTAACGGCCTACAGATTGAAGGAAAACAGAATATTCAAAAAATTGTGACAGGGGTAACAGCAACACTGCCTTTAATTGAAGAAGCGATCAAACGTAATGCTGATGCAATTTTAGTTCATCACGGTTATTTTTGGAAAAATGAATCACCTTGTATTCGTGGAATGAAAGGTAAACGTATCAAACAGTTACTTGTAAATAATATTAATTTATATGGTTACCATCTACCTGTAGATATTCATCCAGAGTTGGGCAATAATGCTCAATTGGCACAAAAATTAGGTATAACAAATTTACAAGGTTTGGAAGATTCTCCTTATTCTATTCCTGTATATGGTGAGTTAGAAACACCCATTACTGCAGTTGCCCTAGCTAAACGTATTGAAAAAGTGCTACACCGTACACCTATTTTGTGTGATGAATTTATTACTGATTATCCTCAAAAACTCATTAAAACCGTTGGGTTATGTACAGGTGGCGGACAAAACTATATCGACCTTGCTGCACAGAAAGGCGTTGATGCTTTTATTACAGGAGAAATTTCTGAACAAACTACCCACTCAGCTCGAGAACAAGGTATCTACTTCTTTGCAGCGGGACATCACGCCACAGAAAGGGATGGAATTAAAGCAGTAGGTGAATGGCTAGCACAAGAATATCAATTAGATGTGGAATTTATTGACATTGATAACCCTGCTTAA
- the mglA gene encoding galactose/methyl galactoside ABC transporter ATP-binding protein MglA has protein sequence MTAQNTASKPKGEVLLEMTNVSKTFPGVKALDRANLTVRSYSVHALMGENGAGKSTLLKCLFGIYAKDEGEILFLGKPIDFKTSKEALENGISMVHQELNLVRQQSVMDNIWLGRYPTKGGFIDHKKMYNDTKVIFDELEIDVDPKEKVGKLSVSQMQMIEIAKAFSYDAKIVIMDEPTSSLSEKEVDHLFKIIKKLQDRGCGIIYISHKMDEIFKICDEVTVLRDGKWINSVAVADCTIDDIVAMMVGRELTQRFPPKTNTPKEVILEVEGLTATNQPSIQDVSFDLHKGEILGIAGLVGARRTDIVETIFGVRQRKSGTIKLHDKIVKNNSALEAINHGFALVTEERRATGIYANLNIQFNSLISNMKSYLGSFGLLSNQKMKSDTQWVIDSMNVKTPSHQTNIGSLSGGNQQKVVIGRWLLTQPEILMLDEPTRGIDIGAKFEIYQLILDLANKDKGIIMISSEMPELLGVTDRILVMSNGKVAGIVNTAETSQEEILQLAAKYL, from the coding sequence ATGACAGCACAAAATACAGCATCAAAACCTAAGGGTGAAGTGCTACTTGAGATGACAAATGTCAGTAAAACCTTTCCCGGAGTAAAAGCACTTGACCGAGCAAATTTAACTGTACGTTCCTACTCTGTTCATGCCTTAATGGGTGAAAACGGTGCAGGAAAATCGACTTTATTAAAATGTTTGTTTGGTATTTATGCTAAAGATGAAGGGGAAATTCTCTTTTTAGGAAAGCCAATAGATTTTAAAACATCAAAAGAAGCCCTTGAAAATGGGATTTCAATGGTTCACCAAGAACTAAACTTAGTTCGTCAACAAAGTGTTATGGATAATATTTGGCTGGGTCGCTACCCAACCAAAGGTGGTTTTATTGATCATAAAAAAATGTATAACGACACGAAAGTTATTTTTGATGAGCTCGAAATTGATGTTGATCCGAAAGAAAAAGTAGGCAAATTATCTGTTTCACAAATGCAAATGATTGAAATTGCTAAAGCATTTTCTTATGACGCTAAAATTGTGATTATGGATGAACCCACCTCTTCTCTATCGGAAAAAGAAGTTGATCACCTATTTAAAATTATTAAAAAACTACAAGATCGTGGCTGTGGGATTATTTATATTTCTCACAAAATGGATGAAATCTTCAAAATTTGTGATGAAGTTACCGTTTTACGAGATGGTAAATGGATCAATAGTGTTGCTGTCGCAGATTGTACTATAGATGATATTGTTGCAATGATGGTTGGACGTGAATTAACGCAACGTTTCCCACCAAAAACCAATACACCAAAAGAAGTAATTTTAGAAGTGGAAGGATTGACTGCAACTAACCAACCCTCCATTCAAGATGTGAGTTTTGATCTCCATAAAGGAGAGATTTTAGGTATTGCTGGCTTAGTGGGAGCGAGACGAACTGATATTGTTGAAACCATTTTTGGTGTCCGTCAACGTAAAAGTGGTACAATTAAGTTACACGATAAAATTGTAAAAAATAATAGTGCTCTTGAGGCAATCAATCACGGATTTGCACTTGTGACAGAAGAACGTCGAGCCACTGGTATCTATGCAAACTTAAACATTCAATTTAACTCATTAATTTCAAATATGAAATCCTATTTGGGTAGCTTTGGTTTACTGAGTAATCAAAAAATGAAAAGTGATACTCAATGGGTGATTGACTCAATGAATGTAAAAACACCTTCTCATCAAACAAACATCGGCTCACTTTCTGGTGGTAACCAACAAAAAGTGGTTATTGGTCGATGGTTACTTACTCAGCCTGAAATTTTAATGCTTGATGAACCTACTCGTGGTATTGATATCGGTGCAAAATTTGAAATTTATCAATTAATTTTAGATCTTGCCAACAAAGATAAAGGTATCATTATGATTTCATCGGAAATGCCTGAGCTTTTAGGTGTAACGGATCGCATCTTAGTGATGAGTAATGGAAAGGTTGCGGGGATCGTAAACACAGCAGAAACCTCGCAGGAAGAAATTTTGCAATTAGCTGCTAAATATTTATAA
- a CDS encoding peptidoglycan-binding domain-containing protein — translation MKKVVLISTIATLVLSGCSTMQKAPQTTSGTQQQSGIFNDSNMYPPQAKPGECYARVLTPATYKVIEEKVLAKGAGESIQVIPAQYQTVTEKVLISEASTQLKVIPATYKTVTEKVLIAPAQEVLTKVPAKYKTVTEKVLVKPAYTTWKRGVNPVSDSYSTVTKNGDVVSKYDQSTGEIMCLVEVPAEYKTVSKKVLATPAGTVKKIIPAKYKTVTKRIVATQATTQKVTIPAKYKTVSVRKLVKPAETVKTPIPAEYKTITKRVVETKPHLEWRGILCETNTTPDLIRRLQTALNKKGYRSGKVDGVLGRDTLRAVIKYQRANNLPSGQLTLATLKSLGL, via the coding sequence ATGAAAAAAGTTGTATTAATTTCTACCATTGCAACATTGGTTTTAAGTGGCTGTTCAACAATGCAGAAGGCTCCGCAAACAACGTCTGGTACTCAACAACAAAGTGGCATATTTAACGACAGTAATATGTATCCTCCTCAAGCCAAACCTGGTGAGTGTTATGCTCGAGTATTAACTCCAGCAACTTATAAAGTAATAGAAGAAAAAGTATTAGCAAAAGGAGCTGGAGAAAGTATCCAAGTTATTCCTGCTCAATATCAAACTGTGACAGAAAAAGTATTAATTAGTGAAGCAAGCACGCAATTAAAAGTTATTCCTGCAACATATAAAACTGTAACTGAAAAAGTATTAATTGCACCAGCACAAGAAGTGCTTACTAAAGTGCCTGCTAAATACAAAACGGTTACAGAAAAAGTCTTAGTTAAACCAGCTTATACAACTTGGAAGCGTGGTGTTAATCCAGTTTCAGATTCTTACTCAACAGTCACAAAAAATGGTGATGTTGTTTCTAAGTACGATCAAAGTACGGGTGAAATTATGTGTTTAGTTGAAGTTCCAGCTGAATACAAAACAGTAAGTAAAAAAGTATTAGCAACACCAGCAGGAACAGTTAAAAAAATTATTCCAGCTAAATATAAAACAGTGACAAAACGTATCGTTGCCACTCAAGCAACAACACAAAAAGTGACTATTCCAGCGAAATATAAAACCGTTTCTGTACGTAAGTTAGTTAAGCCAGCTGAAACAGTAAAAACACCTATTCCAGCAGAATACAAAACAATTACAAAACGTGTTGTTGAAACTAAACCTCATTTAGAATGGCGTGGAATTTTGTGTGAAACAAACACAACTCCAGACCTTATTCGCCGTTTACAAACTGCGTTAAACAAAAAAGGCTACCGTTCAGGTAAAGTTGATGGTGTACTAGGTCGTGATACTTTAAGAGCTGTAATTAAATATCAAAGAGCTAATAACTTACCAAGTGGTCAATTAACTTTAGCAACGTTAAAAAGTCTTGGTCTTTAA
- the galM gene encoding galactose-1-epimerase, protein MLTETTSGIAPDNIPFQLFTLTNGNGMSIQVMDWGATWISCKVPVNNQSKEVLLGCQPQDYLVQQGYLGATVGRYANRIANASFQLNGKEYSLVANQGKHQLHGGEGFSHRRWCVKEKGENSITFSIFSQDGDQGFAGNVTAYVTYHLTENNEVKIEFEAESDQDTPLNLTNHSYFNLDNAELSSDVRDHKLQLNSDYFLPVDNEGIPNAPLKNVTNTSFDFRNEKTLKTDFLKEEQQATKGYDHSFLLNQKSEQPCAILTASDNSLQLQVFTSQPALQVYTGNYLANNPNRHNGVYNDYSGIALETQALPDTPNHPEWQKYGGIIKAGEKYKHWTDFKFNV, encoded by the coding sequence ATGCTAACGGAAACCACCAGTGGTATAGCACCTGATAATATTCCTTTTCAGCTCTTTACTTTAACGAATGGCAATGGAATGTCCATTCAAGTGATGGATTGGGGGGCAACGTGGATATCCTGTAAAGTCCCTGTAAATAACCAATCAAAAGAAGTGCTATTAGGCTGTCAGCCTCAAGATTACTTGGTTCAACAGGGTTACTTAGGTGCAACAGTAGGACGTTACGCTAATCGTATTGCTAATGCCAGTTTTCAGCTAAATGGTAAAGAATATTCGTTAGTTGCCAATCAAGGAAAACATCAACTGCACGGTGGTGAGGGTTTTAGCCATAGACGTTGGTGTGTTAAAGAAAAAGGCGAAAATAGTATTACTTTTTCGATTTTTTCTCAAGATGGTGATCAAGGATTTGCAGGTAATGTGACCGCTTATGTCACTTATCATTTAACGGAAAATAATGAAGTCAAAATTGAATTTGAGGCTGAGTCCGATCAGGATACACCATTAAATTTAACTAATCATAGTTACTTTAATTTAGACAATGCTGAGCTTAGTAGTGATGTTCGTGATCATAAATTACAGCTGAATTCGGATTATTTTTTACCTGTAGATAATGAAGGTATTCCAAACGCACCATTAAAAAATGTCACAAACACGAGTTTTGATTTTCGAAATGAAAAGACATTAAAAACGGATTTTTTAAAAGAGGAACAGCAAGCGACCAAAGGTTATGATCATTCATTTCTATTAAATCAGAAAAGTGAGCAACCTTGTGCTATTTTAACTGCTTCGGATAATTCATTACAATTACAAGTCTTTACCTCACAACCCGCGTTGCAGGTGTATACTGGAAACTATTTGGCAAACAACCCAAATCGTCACAATGGTGTTTATAATGATTATTCAGGTATTGCATTGGAAACTCAAGCATTGCCAGATACCCCTAATCATCCTGAATGGCAGAAATATGGTGGGATTATAAAGGCAGGTGAAAAATATAAACATTGGACTGATTTTAAATTTAATGTGTAA
- the galT gene encoding galactose-1-phosphate uridylyltransferase produces the protein MNNVFDPTEHPHRRYNPLTEQWVLVSPHRAKRPWQGQQEKVVEENKPSYDPSCYLCPSNKRITGEQNPAYTQPFVFKNDFSALLENTPAPQEQQDPLFQSSQAQGESRVVCFSPDHSKTLPLLTVEEITEVIKTWQEQLQELGQKYQWVQIFENKGAAMGCSNPHPHGQIWASNFLPNEVAQADKAQAEYFKKHNSVLLMDYVNKELELKERIVVETEYWVAVVPYWAVWPFETLLLPKQHIKRLTDLNTEQEKDLALAIKKLTTKYDNLFNTSFPYSMGFHAAPFNGKENEHWQLHAHFYPPLLRSATVRKFMVGYEMLGESQRDLTAEQAAIRLRELSDTHYKMK, from the coding sequence ATGAATAATGTATTTGATCCAACTGAGCATCCACATCGACGTTATAATCCATTAACCGAACAATGGGTTTTGGTTTCCCCACATCGAGCAAAACGTCCTTGGCAAGGTCAACAAGAAAAAGTAGTGGAAGAAAATAAACCAAGTTACGATCCAAGTTGTTATTTGTGTCCAAGTAATAAACGCATTACAGGTGAACAAAATCCAGCTTATACTCAACCTTTCGTGTTTAAAAATGATTTTTCCGCACTTTTAGAAAATACACCAGCTCCACAAGAACAACAAGATCCTCTCTTTCAAAGTTCTCAGGCACAGGGTGAGAGCCGAGTAGTTTGTTTTTCACCTGATCACAGTAAAACCTTACCTTTATTGACCGTTGAAGAAATCACCGAAGTGATCAAAACGTGGCAAGAACAATTACAAGAATTAGGTCAAAAATATCAATGGGTACAAATTTTTGAGAATAAAGGGGCAGCAATGGGCTGTTCAAATCCTCATCCTCACGGGCAAATTTGGGCAAGCAATTTCTTACCAAATGAAGTTGCCCAAGCAGATAAAGCACAAGCTGAATATTTTAAAAAACATAATTCGGTACTTTTAATGGATTATGTCAATAAAGAATTAGAACTTAAAGAACGCATTGTGGTAGAAACAGAATATTGGGTGGCGGTTGTGCCTTATTGGGCGGTATGGCCGTTTGAAACCTTGTTACTTCCAAAACAGCATATTAAACGCTTAACGGATTTAAATACAGAACAAGAAAAAGATCTTGCTTTAGCAATAAAAAAATTAACAACAAAATATGATAATTTATTTAATACATCATTCCCTTATTCAATGGGCTTTCACGCTGCACCTTTTAATGGAAAAGAGAATGAACATTGGCAATTACACGCTCATTTCTATCCACCTTTACTACGTTCTGCCACCGTGCGTAAATTTATGGTTGGCTATGAGATGTTAGGGGAGAGCCAGCGAGATCTAACGGCAGAGCAAGCTGCAATACGTTTAAGAGAGTTGTCAGATACTCATTATAAAATGAAGTAA
- the mglB gene encoding galactose/glucose ABC transporter substrate-binding protein MglB gives MKKTFLSAVALAVGFGAVATASAKDIPIGVTIYKYDDNFMALMRQEIEKEAQALGGIKLSMNDSQNQQSIQNDQIDGLLSRDPIVKALAINLVDPGAAKTVIRKAKGDDVPIVFFNRDPGTKALDTYDKAYFVGTNPEESGVMQGQLIAKQWKSHPEFDLNKDGKIQFALLKGEPGHPDAEARTKFVIKELNDQGFKTDELFIDTGMWDASMAKDKMQSWLSNPKGKNIEVVICNNDGMAMGAFNAIKAAGKKLPIFGVDALPEVLQMVKKGEILGTVLNDGVNQGKAVMQLSKNLAEGKAPTAGMTYKLNGKRINVPYVAVDADNLKDFLK, from the coding sequence ATGAAAAAAACGTTTTTAAGTGCTGTGGCATTAGCAGTTGGTTTTGGTGCGGTAGCAACAGCATCTGCAAAAGACATTCCAATCGGTGTAACAATTTACAAATACGACGATAACTTTATGGCATTAATGCGTCAAGAGATTGAAAAAGAAGCCCAAGCTCTTGGTGGTATTAAATTAAGTATGAATGACTCTCAAAATCAACAATCAATTCAAAATGACCAAATTGATGGTTTGCTTTCAAGAGATCCTATTGTTAAAGCATTAGCAATCAACTTAGTTGACCCAGGTGCAGCAAAAACAGTTATTCGTAAAGCAAAAGGTGACGATGTGCCAATCGTATTCTTTAACCGTGATCCGGGTACAAAAGCACTTGATACTTATGACAAAGCATATTTTGTTGGAACAAATCCTGAAGAATCTGGTGTAATGCAAGGTCAATTAATTGCAAAACAATGGAAATCTCATCCTGAATTTGATTTAAATAAAGATGGTAAAATCCAATTTGCTTTATTAAAAGGTGAACCTGGACACCCAGATGCAGAAGCTCGTACTAAATTTGTTATCAAAGAATTAAATGATCAAGGTTTCAAAACTGATGAATTATTTATCGATACAGGTATGTGGGATGCATCAATGGCAAAAGATAAAATGCAATCTTGGTTATCTAACCCTAAAGGTAAAAATATCGAAGTCGTTATCTGTAACAACGACGGTATGGCAATGGGTGCATTCAATGCAATCAAAGCTGCAGGTAAAAAATTACCAATCTTTGGTGTAGATGCACTTCCAGAAGTTTTACAAATGGTTAAGAAAGGTGAAATTCTTGGTACTGTTCTTAACGATGGTGTAAACCAAGGTAAAGCAGTTATGCAACTTTCTAAAAACTTAGCTGAAGGTAAAGCACCAACAGCAGGAATGACTTACAAACTTAATGGTAAACGTATTAACGTTCCTTATGTTGCTGTAGATGCAGATAACTTAAAAGACTTTTTAAAATAA
- a CDS encoding substrate-binding domain-containing protein has protein sequence MITIRDVATLAGVSVATVSRVLNNASSSNKSRQSVLRAVETLGYCPNANAQALALKNTDTVGVVVTDVTDPFFAILVKTVDQVATEYGKSILIGIGYHNAEKELNAIESLLRKRCNCLIVHSKALDDEILKHYLESVPSMVIINRVIEGYEHRCVDLDNEKGTFLATETLIKLGHKHIGYIGSNHYITDEFDRKNGYLKALKKHQLSQLEHAIVHTSPDFEGGEEAMIELLSYHSDLTAIVAYNDNIAAGALSVLNENNIKVPEQFSIIGFDDVPIAKYLVPKLTTIRYPIDLMASYATKLALNLANKEIERPTYVQFKPTLVKRFSTKSLSNK, from the coding sequence ATGATTACAATTCGTGATGTTGCTACTCTCGCAGGCGTTTCAGTTGCTACCGTTTCTCGAGTTTTAAATAATGCTTCCTCTAGTAATAAGTCTCGCCAATCTGTTTTACGCGCTGTAGAAACATTAGGTTATTGTCCTAATGCTAATGCTCAAGCTCTCGCACTAAAAAATACAGATACCGTTGGCGTTGTAGTCACAGATGTAACTGATCCTTTTTTTGCTATTTTAGTGAAAACTGTCGATCAAGTTGCCACTGAATATGGTAAAAGTATCTTAATTGGTATCGGTTACCATAACGCAGAAAAAGAACTTAATGCCATTGAGAGTTTATTACGTAAACGTTGTAATTGCTTAATTGTTCATAGTAAAGCGCTTGATGATGAAATATTAAAACATTACCTAGAAAGTGTACCGAGTATGGTCATCATTAACCGTGTTATTGAAGGGTATGAGCATCGCTGTGTTGATCTTGATAATGAAAAAGGCACTTTTTTAGCCACTGAAACATTGATTAAATTAGGGCATAAACATATAGGTTACATTGGTTCTAATCATTATATTACTGATGAGTTTGATCGTAAAAATGGCTATTTAAAAGCATTAAAAAAACATCAACTTTCACAATTAGAGCACGCTATTGTACACACCTCTCCTGATTTTGAAGGCGGTGAAGAAGCAATGATAGAACTGCTTAGCTATCACTCTGATTTAACAGCTATTGTCGCATATAATGATAATATTGCAGCAGGTGCATTATCGGTTTTAAATGAAAACAATATTAAAGTTCCTGAGCAATTTTCAATTATCGGATTTGATGATGTTCCTATTGCAAAATATTTAGTACCAAAACTCACTACAATCAGATATCCTATTGATTTAATGGCAAGTTATGCAACCAAATTAGCATTAAACTTAGCAAATAAAGAAATTGAGCGTCCCACTTATGTACAATTTAAACCTACTCTAGTTAAACGATTTTCAACTAAAAGTTTATCCAATAAATAA
- the mglC gene encoding galactose/methyl galactoside ABC transporter permease MglC: MSALKQNKSLDFLKQNAIYFVLLILLTVIISQDSSFLSLRNFSNILTQSSVRLIIALGVAGLLVTQGTDLSAGRQVGLTAVVSATLLQAMDNVNRVFPDLGEIPIPVVILIVCVIGAIIGLINGLVIAVLNVTPFIATLGTMIIVYGVNSLYYDAVGASPIAGFSDAFLDFTQNFFRIGSFKLSYITIYAAIITVLVWIMWNKTRFGKNIFAIGGNPEAARVSGVNVTRNLIVIYMIAGMLYAFAGMLEGGRVGSATNNLGFMYELDAIAACVVGGVSFAGGVGTVAGVVTGVLIFTLINYGLTYIGVNPYWQYIIKGSIIIFAVAIDSLKYAKKK, translated from the coding sequence ATGTCAGCCTTAAAACAAAACAAATCTCTTGATTTTTTAAAACAAAATGCCATTTATTTTGTATTATTAATCTTACTTACAGTGATTATTTCTCAAGATTCAAGCTTTTTAAGTTTACGTAACTTTAGTAATATCTTAACTCAATCATCTGTTCGTCTTATTATTGCACTGGGTGTGGCAGGGTTACTTGTTACACAGGGAACCGACTTATCAGCAGGTCGTCAAGTGGGGCTTACCGCTGTAGTATCTGCAACATTATTACAGGCAATGGATAACGTGAACCGAGTCTTCCCAGATCTCGGTGAGATTCCAATTCCTGTGGTTATTCTAATCGTGTGTGTGATTGGTGCTATCATCGGCTTAATCAATGGTCTCGTGATTGCGGTACTCAATGTAACACCGTTTATTGCCACATTGGGAACAATGATTATCGTATATGGTGTAAACTCACTTTACTATGATGCCGTTGGTGCTTCACCTATTGCAGGATTTAGTGATGCATTCTTAGATTTTACTCAGAATTTCTTCCGAATAGGATCATTTAAGCTATCCTACATTACCATTTATGCTGCCATTATTACGGTCTTAGTATGGATTATGTGGAATAAAACTCGCTTTGGTAAAAACATCTTTGCAATCGGTGGTAACCCAGAAGCCGCTCGTGTATCGGGTGTAAACGTAACTCGTAACTTAATTGTAATCTATATGATTGCAGGTATGTTATACGCTTTCGCAGGTATGCTTGAAGGTGGACGTGTAGGTAGTGCAACTAATAACTTAGGTTTTATGTACGAACTTGATGCTATCGCAGCCTGTGTGGTTGGGGGCGTATCCTTTGCTGGTGGTGTTGGTACTGTTGCTGGCGTTGTGACTGGGGTATTAATCTTTACTCTTATCAACTACGGTTTAACTTATATCGGCGTAAACCCATATTGGCAATATATCATCAAAGGTAGTATTATCATTTTCGCTGTTGCAATTGATAGCTTAAAATATGCGAAGAAAAAATAA